From the genome of Nomia melanderi isolate GNS246 chromosome 14, iyNomMela1, whole genome shotgun sequence, one region includes:
- the CCT4 gene encoding chaperonin containing TCP1 subunit 4 produces the protein MTARIASGDGQSAHGKAYKDKSKPTDIRSSNIQAAKAVSDAIRTSLGPRGMDKMIQAANGEVTITNDGATILKEMNVVHPAAKMLVELSRAQDVEAGDGTTSVVVLAGSLLEAAERLLQKGIHPTLISDAFQLAASKAVHVIWIGMSIPVDLKDKESLVRAAATSLNSKVVFQQSSLLAPLAVNAVLKVTEEGKEDVDLNNIKVIKKLGGTVEDTELIEGLIFTQKSCNVNGPKRIEKAKIGLIQFCISPPKTDMDHNVVVSDYAAMDRILKEERAYILNIVMQIKKSGCNVLLVQKSILRDAISDLAIHFLDKIKVMVIKDIEREDIPFICKTLGCKPIASLDHFVPENLVNAELCEEVQTGNSKFVKISKIQNPGPTVTILVRGSNKLVLEEADRSLHDALCVVRCLVKQQALVAGGGAPEIEISLKVAEYAQTLSGVDAYCVKAFADAFEVIPSTLAENAGLNPIETVTELRNRHATGEQTVGINVRKGAVTNILEENVIQPVLVSTSAIRLAAETVRSILKIDDIVNTNQ, from the exons ATGACGGCGAGAATAGCGAGCGGTGATGGACAGAGTGCTCATGGCAAGGCATACAAAGATAAAAGCAAGCCCACAGATATTCGAAGTAGCAACATCCAAGCCGCGAAAG cTGTCAGTGATGCGATTCGTACTAGTCTGGGTCCTAGAGGAATGGATAAAAtg aTCCAAGCTGCTAATGGTGAAGTAACAATCACAAATGATGGTGCTACAATTTTAAAGGAAATGAATGTTGTGCATCCTGCAGCAAAAATg TTGGTTGAGTTGTCAAGAGCTCAAGATGTTGAAGCTGGTGATGGTACCACCAGTGTCGTTGTATTAGCAGGATCTCTTTTAGAAGCTGCAGAACGTTTGCTCCAAAAAGGAATACACCCCACCTTAATTAGTGATGCATTTCAGCTTGCTGCAAGTAAAGCAGTGCACGTTATATGGATTGGCATGTCTATTCCTGTTGATTTGAAAGACAAAGAATCATTAGTCAGAGCTGCAGCAACTTCACTTAACTCAAAG GTAGTCTTTCAGCAATCAAGTCTTCTAGCACCTCTGGCCGTGAATGCAGTATTAAAAGTTACTGAAGAAGGAAAGGAGGACGTCGATCTTAAT aacataaaagtaattaaaaagttaGGCGGTACAGTCGAAGACACTGAGCTCATAGAAGGATTAATATTCACACAAAAGTCTTGTAACGTGAATGGACCGAAACGTATTGAAAAAGCGAAGATAGGTTTAATCCAGTTTTGTATTTCCCCGCCTAAAACTGAT ATGGACCACAATGTTGTCGTCTCCGACTACGCTGCAATGGACCGTATCTTGAAAGAAGAAAGAGcttatattctaaatattgtAATGCAAATCAAAAAGTCTGGTTGCAATGTGCTCTTGGTGCAAAAGTCGATTCTCCGTGACGCCATTAGCGATCTAGCCATCCACTTTTTGGATAAAATCAAAGTTATGGTAATCAAAGACATTGAACGCGAGGACATTCCGTTTATTTGCAAAACGTTGGGTTGCAAACCGATAGCGTCGTTGGATCACTTTGTCCCTGAAAATCTTGTTAATGCTGAGTTGTGCGAGGAAGTGCAAACTGGAAATTCAAAGTTTGTTAAG atttctaaaatccaaaacCCTGGACCAACGGTGACCATTCTTGTACGTGGCAGTAACAAACTGGTCTTAGAAGAAGCAGACCGATCATTGCACGACGCGTTATGCGTGGTTCGTTGTTTAGTTAAGCAACAAGCTTTAGTCGCCGGAGGAGGAGCGCCCGAGATTGAGATTTCATTGAAAGTGGCAGAATATGCTCAAACATTGAGCGGCGTTGATGCTTACTGCGTTAAAGCTTTCGCTGATGCATTTGAG GTAATTCCGTCGACACTAGCTGAGAATGCAGGACTGAATCCTATTGAAACCGTGACGGAACTTCGAAATAGGCATGCTACAGGCGAACAAACTGTAGGGATTAACGTAAGAAAGGGGGCAGTTACTAATATTTTAGAGGAGAACGTAATTCAGCCAGTTTTAGTTTCCACTAGCGCCATTAGGCTCGCAGCGGAAACCGTTCGCAGTATATTGAAGATTGATGACATTGTGAATACAAATCAATAA
- the GluClalpha gene encoding glycine receptor alpha 1 isoform X8, with translation MEYSVQLTFREQWLDERLKFDDSQGRLKYLTLTDASRVWMPDLFFSNEKEGHFHNIIMPNVYIRIFPEGSVLYSIRISLTLSCPMNLKLYPLDRQVCSLRMASYGWTTDDLVFLWKEGDPVQVVKNLHLPRFTLEKFLTDYCNSKTNTGEYSCLKVDLLFKREFSYYLIQIYIPCCMLVIVSWVSFWLDQSAVPARVSLGVTTLLTMATQTSGINASLPPVSYTKAIDIWTGVCLTFVFGALLEFALVNYASRSDMHSENMEKKYPPSDTEQSTSIDLSSDQVEPDNSSNFVMTGYDGPLQHSLQKPLVRQPEDTMSVDRMQPCELHTQTRTKNCCRSWLSKFPTKSKRIDVISRIFFPIVFAFFNLTYWSTYLFRQEAEGE, from the exons GAGTATTCTGTACAGTTAACATTCCGGGAACAATGGCTGGACGAACGATTAAAGTTTGACGATTCCCAAG gtcgtttaaaatatttaactctaACGGATGCGAGTCGCGTTTGGATGCCGGATCTGTTCTTTTCGAACGAGAAGGAAGGACATTTTCACAATATTATTATGCCGAATGTGTACATTCGTATTTTCCCCGAAGGTTCCGTTCTATACAGTATACg GATATCCCTAACGTTATCGTGCCcgatgaatttaaaattataccCATTGGATCGACAAGTTTGTTCATTGCGTATGGCGAGTT ACGGTTGGACAACCGACGATTTGGTTTTCCTCTGGAAGGAAGGGGATCCTGTCCAAGTTGTGAAAAATTTACACCTGCCTCGATTCACATTGGAGAAATTTCTTACTGATTATTGTAATAGCAAAACGAACACTG GAGAATACAGCTGTTTGAAAGTAGACCTGCTCTTCAAGAGAGAATTCAGCTACTACCTTATCCAAATTTACATCCCTTGCTGTATGCTTGTCATTGTATCCTGGGTATCATTCTGGCTCGATCAGAGTGCTGTACCAGCTCGGGTCTCGTTAG GTGTGACAACTCTGTTGACGATGGCCACGCAGACGTCAGGAATAAATGCCTCACTGCCACCAGTCTCTTATACAAAGGCTATTGATATATGGACAGGCGTATGCCTGACCTTCGTATTCGGCGCTCTCCTCGAGTTCGCCCTAGTAAATTATGCATCGCGGAGCGACATGCACAGTGAAAACATGGAGAAAAAGTATCCACCGTCGGACACCGAACAATCAACATCGATCGATCTATCCTCCGATCAAGTCGAGCCAGATAACTCGTCGAATTTCGTTATG ACCGGATATGATGGACCACTTCAACATTCTCTACAG AAACCTCTGGTCCGACAGCCGGAGGACACGATGTCGGTGGATAGGATGCAGCCATGCGAGCTACACACGCAAACGCGAACAAAAAACTGCTGCAGGTCGTGGCTATCCAAGTTCCCGACGAAGTCCAAGCGCATCGACGTCATATCGCGAATCTTCTTCCCCATCGTCTTCGCTTTTTTCAACCTAACATACTGGTCGACCTACCTGTTTCGTCAGGAGGCGGAAGGCGAGTAA
- the GluClalpha gene encoding glycine receptor alpha 1 isoform X7, giving the protein MWTSPAGLEYSVQLTFREQWLDERLKFDDSQGRLKYLTLTDASRVWMPDLFFSNEKEGHFHNIIMPNVYIRIFPEGSVLYSIRISLTLSCPMNLKLYPLDRQVCSLRMASYGWTTDDLVFLWKEGDPVQVVKNLHLPRFTLEKFLTDYCNSKTNTGEYSCLKVDLLFKREFSYYLIQIYIPCCMLVIVSWVSFWLDQSAVPARVSLGVTTLLTMATQTSGINASLPPVSYTKAIDIWTGVCLTFVFGALLEFALVNYASRSDMHSENMEKKYPPSDTEQSTSIDLSSDQVEPDNSSNFVMTGYDGPLQHSLQKPLVRQPEDTMSVDRMQPCELHTQTRTKNCCRSWLSKFPTKSKRIDVISRIFFPIVFAFFNLTYWSTYLFRQEAEGE; this is encoded by the exons ATGTGGACAAGTCCAGCCGGTCTG GAGTATTCTGTACAGTTAACATTCCGGGAACAATGGCTGGACGAACGATTAAAGTTTGACGATTCCCAAG gtcgtttaaaatatttaactctaACGGATGCGAGTCGCGTTTGGATGCCGGATCTGTTCTTTTCGAACGAGAAGGAAGGACATTTTCACAATATTATTATGCCGAATGTGTACATTCGTATTTTCCCCGAAGGTTCCGTTCTATACAGTATACg GATATCCCTAACGTTATCGTGCCcgatgaatttaaaattataccCATTGGATCGACAAGTTTGTTCATTGCGTATGGCGAGTT ACGGTTGGACAACCGACGATTTGGTTTTCCTCTGGAAGGAAGGGGATCCTGTCCAAGTTGTGAAAAATTTACACCTGCCTCGATTCACATTGGAGAAATTTCTTACTGATTATTGTAATAGCAAAACGAACACTG GAGAATACAGCTGTTTGAAAGTAGACCTGCTCTTCAAGAGAGAATTCAGCTACTACCTTATCCAAATTTACATCCCTTGCTGTATGCTTGTCATTGTATCCTGGGTATCATTCTGGCTCGATCAGAGTGCTGTACCAGCTCGGGTCTCGTTAG GTGTGACAACTCTGTTGACGATGGCCACGCAGACGTCAGGAATAAATGCCTCACTGCCACCAGTCTCTTATACAAAGGCTATTGATATATGGACAGGCGTATGCCTGACCTTCGTATTCGGCGCTCTCCTCGAGTTCGCCCTAGTAAATTATGCATCGCGGAGCGACATGCACAGTGAAAACATGGAGAAAAAGTATCCACCGTCGGACACCGAACAATCAACATCGATCGATCTATCCTCCGATCAAGTCGAGCCAGATAACTCGTCGAATTTCGTTATG ACCGGATATGATGGACCACTTCAACATTCTCTACAG AAACCTCTGGTCCGACAGCCGGAGGACACGATGTCGGTGGATAGGATGCAGCCATGCGAGCTACACACGCAAACGCGAACAAAAAACTGCTGCAGGTCGTGGCTATCCAAGTTCCCGACGAAGTCCAAGCGCATCGACGTCATATCGCGAATCTTCTTCCCCATCGTCTTCGCTTTTTTCAACCTAACATACTGGTCGACCTACCTGTTTCGTCAGGAGGCGGAAGGCGAGTAA